One part of the Oncorhynchus clarkii lewisi isolate Uvic-CL-2024 chromosome 7, UVic_Ocla_1.0, whole genome shotgun sequence genome encodes these proteins:
- the LOC139412914 gene encoding RCC1 and BTB domain-containing protein 1 isoform X10 — protein sequence MVDVGKWPLFTLLGAQEVSRIRQACVFGTSANEAIYITQDDEVFVFGLNCSNCLGTGDSQSTMVPKKLDFLRGKKVVSLSYGSGPHVLLATEGGELFAWGHNGYSQLGNGTTNQGVSPILVSTNLQNKKITQVSCGSHHSLALTHDGEVFAWGYNNCGQVGSGATANQPTPRRVTNCLQGKVVMGIACGQTSSMAVLDNGEVFGWGYNGNGQLGVGNNGNQLTPCRLAALQGLCVLQIASGYAHSLALTDEGLLYAWGANTYGQLGTGNKSNQLSPVHIMAEKERGEGERPTVGSKRTRENTEEAWHRETDRIVEIAACHSTHTSACKTQSGQVYMWGQCRGQSIVLPHLTHFSCTDDVFACFATPSVMWRLLSMEHDDFLTVAQSLRKEFDSPETADLKFSVDGKYIHVHKAVLKIRCEHFRSMFQSHWTEDMKEVIEIDQFSYPVYRSFLEFLYTDNVDLPPEDAIGLLDLATSYCENRLKRLCQHIIKRGITVENAFSLLSAAVRYDAEDLEEFCFKFCVNHLTEVTQTAAFWQIDGNMLKEFICRASRCGAFKN from the exons ATGGTGGATGTGGGGAAGTGGCCCCTCTTCACCCTGCTGGGGGCTCAGGAGGTCTCCCGCATCAGGCAGGCCTGTGTCTTCGGAACCTCGGCCAACGAAGCTATCTACATCACCCAGGACGATGAG GTGTTTGTGTTTGGGCTGAACTGCAGTAACTGTCTGGGGACAGGAGACAGTCAGAGCACCATGGTCCCTAAGAAACTAGACTTCCTCCGAGGCAAGAAGGTGGTCAGTCTCAGCTATGGAAGTGGACCACACGTCTTACTGGCCACAGAAG GGGGAGAGTTGTTTGCCTGGGGGCACAATGGATACAGCCAGCTGGGCAACGGGACCACCAACCAGGGGGTGTCACCCATCCTGGTTTCAACCAACCTGCAGAACAAGAAAATAACACAAGTGTCCTGTGGGTCACATCACTCTCTGGCCCTGACACACGATGGAGAG GTGTTTGCGTGGGGTTACAACAACTGTGGCCAGGTGGGTTCAGGTGccacagccaaccagccaaccccCCGCAGGGTGACCAACTGCCTGCAGGGTAAAGTGGTGATGGGCATCGCCTGTGGACAGACCTCCTCCATGGCTGTGCTCGACAATGGGGAG gtgtTTGGCTGGGGATACAATGGGAATGGCCAGCTGGGAGTGGGCAACAACGGTAACCAGCTGACCCCCTGTCGCCTGGCAGCCCTCCAGGGTCTCTGTGTACTACAA ATCGCGTCAGGCTACGCCCACTCCCTGGCTCTAACCGACGAGGGCCTGCTGTATGCCTGGGGTGCTAACACCTACGGACAGCTGGGTACTGGCAACAAGAGCAACCAGCTCAGTCCTGTACACATCATGGCTGAGAAGGAGAg gggagagggagagaggcccaCCGTAGGCAGCAAAAGGACAAGGGAAAACACTGAAGAGGcgtggcacagagagacaga caggaTAGTGGAGATCGCGGCGTGTCACTCCACACACACATCTGCCTGTAAGACCCAGAGTGGCCAGGTGTACATGTGGGGCCAGTGTAGGGGTCAGTCCATCGTGCTGCCACACCTCACACACTTCTCCTGCACTGACGACGTCTTCGCCTGCTTCGCTACTCCGTCTGTCATGTGGAGGCTACTCTCCATGG AGCATGATGACTTCCTGACTGTGGCCCAGTCTCTGAGGAAAGAGTTCGACAGCCCTGAGACGGCCGACCTCAAGTTCAGTGTGGACGGGAAATACATCCACGTACACAAGGCCGTGCTCAAGATCCG GTGTGAACACTTCCGCTCCATGTTCCAGTCCCACTGGACAGAGGACATGAAGGAGGTGATTGAGATCGACCAGTTCTCCTACCCCGTCTACCGCTCCTTCTTGGAGTTCCTCTACACTGACAATGTAGACCTGCCCCCAGAGGATGCCATCG GCCTGTTGGACCTGGCCACATCCTACTGTGAGAACCGTCTGAAACGTCTGTGTCAACACATCATCAAGAGAGGCATCACCGTGGAGAAcgccttctctctgctctctgccgCCGTGCGATACGACGCTGAG GACCTGGAGGAGTTCTGTTTCAAGTTCTGTGTGAACCACCTGACAGAGGTGACCCAGACTGCAGCCTTCTGGCAGATCGATGGCAACATGCTCAAAGAGTTCATCTGCAGAGCCAGCCGCTGTGGGGCCTTCAAAAACTGA